A window of the Thermoproteota archaeon genome harbors these coding sequences:
- a CDS encoding acylphosphatase: protein MKRRLIIEGEKVQDIGYRMFLLNLAGEHDLTGFQARNVGKKAVEALYEGDDGAVRAFEDDVREMAPEGARVDRIHFEDYDGPIKDIERFRSHFMTLQLGKMIEVGLTMIQELRAFREESKQNQETMIQNQQLMIQKQDETLEELKGIRKDLKSILDRRLAELERDVALIKERLGIE, encoded by the coding sequence ATGAAGAGAAGGCTGATCATAGAGGGAGAGAAAGTTCAGGACATAGGCTACCGCATGTTCCTCCTAAATCTAGCTGGTGAGCACGACTTGACCGGTTTCCAAGCTCGTAATGTGGGAAAGAAGGCGGTAGAGGCTCTATACGAGGGGGACGATGGAGCGGTGAGAGCTTTCGAGGACGATGTTAGGGAAATGGCCCCCGAGGGCGCTAGAGTGGATAGGATCCATTTCGAGGACTACGATGGTCCGATCAAGGACATAGAGAGGTTCAGGTCCCACTTCATGACCCTCCAGCTCGGTAAGATGATAGAGGTTGGGCTCACCATGATACAGGAGCTGAGGGCCTTCAGGGAGGAGAGCAAGCAGAACCAAGAGACCATGATCCAGAACCAGCAGCTGATGATACAGAAGCAGGACGAGACGCTGGAGGAGCTCAAGGGGATCAGGAAGGACCTCAAGTCCATACTTGATAGGAGACTCGCTGAGCTGGAGAGGGACGTGGCCCTGATAAAGGAGAGGTTGGGGATAGAGTAG